The genome window AAAATTTAAATACTTTCAACAATAAATATTTATTCAACATAATAAGAACAATTTTTAATTTTAAAAATTTAAACTAACTCTAAAATTTTCAAAATTAAATTTAAAAATATTTTGATTAAAAATGGGAGATATCATTATGACAGATATTGATGTTACTGAAATTAGAATTATCTTAGAGGATCTTACTGAAGAACAATTAATTAATATCTTAGAAAAAAACGGTTACACTAATAAAGGTAAAAAAAATGTATTGATTAGAGAAATCATGACTAAAATTTCTCATGATATTGTTATCCAAGAATTAGATGAACTTGGTGCAATATAATCATTTACTTTTTTTATTTTTTTTTACTTCTTTATCTCTTTTACAAATTTTACTACTTTTTTATATAAATTTATACTTACAGATTATCTAATTGCTTTTTTTACTAATTTTTTATTTAAACATAAACAATAAATAATTTATCAGATAAAATCTTTAATATGATTCTAAAAACAGAAAGACTTATCCTAAGACCTTGGGAGGAAAGTGATGCAGAATGCCTATACCATTTTGCAAGGAATCCTAAAATTGGGCCTATTGCAGGTTGGTCCCCACACAAAAGTGTTGAGGAAAGCTTAGAAATTATCAAAACTCTTTTTTCCAAAAAGGAAACTTATGCAATTACCATAGACGATAATGCAATAGGCTGTGCAGGGCTTTTATTCTATCCACACACTAATCATTACTGGGGAGACGATGGAGTTGAATTAGGTTATTGGATTGGAGAGGAATATTGGGGTCAAGGATTAGTTGCTGAAGCATGTGAAGAACTGATTAAACATGCTTTTGAAGATTTGAACATTACCAGAATCCATGCCAGTTACAGATATGAAAACCACAAATCAAAAAGAGTCTTGGAAAAATTAGGATTCAAGTATTATTGTGATATGAAAAATACAGATCTCTCTGGAAATGAAACACGAGAAATAGCTATGCTTTTAGAAAAATAAAAAAAATGCAAATTTAAAAAATAGTGAAAAACTAAAAAATAAAAAAATTAAATAAAGAGTTTACATACTCATAGCCATGAAAGAAATAAACCATATAACTATAGAAAGCCCAATAATTAACTTACCATGTTTTTTTGCATTCTCTTCATCACGAGTAATTAAGTAGATACCAAAAATAATTCCGAATAAAGGTATTAATATTGCACATACATAACCTAAAATCTTAGAAAAAGTATAGGAGTTTTCAGATTGAACATTAGGAATAGAATTTTGAGTTACTTGTGCATTGGAATTAGAATTTGAATTTTCTTCAGCACCTACATTTCCAAAATCATATCCTCAGTTATGGCAGTATTTGCTTCCTTCTTTTCTTTCTGCCCCACAGCTTGGACAAAAAGTCATAATTTTCCCCCTACAATAGTTTGTTTTAATATAATAAAACTAATAAAAATTAAATAAAAAAAGAAAAAGAGATAGATGATTTAGTCATCATCCATGTCTTCGAATCTAGGTTCTAATTTTTCCATTACGCCAGGTAAAGAAGTGTATTCCATTTCTTCAGCTGGTAATCTGTGTGGTTCGAATGGACCATGTCTTCTGATGTAGGAAGCAATGTTTGCAGATTGTCTTCTGGTTTCATCAAATGCAGGGTCATCGAATAAGTCAACAGGACCAATTAGTTTAGCATCAGTTACTTGGAAACCTAAACCTACAACTCTAGGAGGTCCGTCGAATCTGATTGGGTTAGCTTCTTCTTGGCTGGTTGGCATCATAGGACCGTTGTGGGATCCTCTCATCCATCCACTTACCATGTGTGGGAATGCAAATGGTTCTACACATTCACCGTTTGCAGGGAAACCGGATTGAGCTCTTACAATAGCTACAGGGTCGTCTTTACCTACGTATTCACCAGCTAACATGTTCAATTTGTCAGTACTTACTGCAGCTGCGATTTCACCGTTTTTCTTGAATACTCTTTTAATTACGTATCTACCAGTGGAACCGATTAATGCAAGTAAGTCGTACATTTCTTCAGGACAATCTAAGATAACCTTTTTGTGTTCCATTACATCGAATACTTCAAAACTGAATCCATCGTGTAAGCTTGGGTCAATTACAAGACCTGCAGTGTTGAATGGATCTGCAAAGATTCTGAAAATAGGTAAGTTGAATGCACCTGGTTCGGTTTTGTCCATACAGTAAACGATTACAGGGTCACTTCCTCTTTCTTTGAATTCCATTTCTGCACAACCTGGACCCATACCTTTTACGTTTCCAGAGAATGTGTCAGTCAATAAGTCTTGACCTGCACCGTATAATTTTAAGTCTCTTGCAATTTCAGTTGCTTGAAGGAATGCATCGTATGCAGTCTTGTGAACTTCTTCGTTTAATTCACCGTTTCTGTGAGTCATGATTAAATCAATGTCGTCACCACAACGGGTAATATAATAATCTTCAAGAATGCCAGTTTCTAAAGAACCGGATAATACTTCATCACATTTTTCCATTAATGCAGGATGTGATACACAGTGTCCAGAAACACTTCCAATATCTGCTTTGATAACACTAACAGTAGTTTTCATCTTAAAACACCTCTGTAATAAAAATTTACTATTCACACACTTTAGTCAAATAGCAGTACATATTTAGCTTTAATTCATAATATAAGAACGATAATTAACTATTATAGCAATTAACTATTAAAAAATAATTATTCATTAATAACTAATCGTTATAATAATTAATTACTAGAATTAATAGCTAATATAAAATAATTAAATTATTAATCAAACTAAATACGTTTAAACAACTGGAAATTAAAAATAATTTCTTAAGTTATTTAATATACATTATTATTTTTGATTTATATTATATATAATAATTATGATTTAAAAAAGAGTTTTATAAATAAATTTAAAAAATTAATAGAAAATAAAAATTATTTTGGAATCAAAAATTGTTCCTATAATAAGATATTATCCATATTGCAATTATTGAAACCAAACAGGCAATAACGATAGCCAATGGATAAACAAAATAACCGATTATCATACCCAAAATAACAAGCACAATTGTTGTCATGAATGGCTTATTGTCTTCCAATGCCAATTGCAATGCAATGTTTGCCTTATCTGAATTTTTCAAAGCATTTGCTGTGATGATTGATGAAAAAGCAACTAGAATGAAATCCAAACCATATAAAAAGCAAGACACAAATGAATTAGGATTCAATGCAACGAATGTAGTCAAATATGGAATTAGTGACAATAAGAATAATGCTAGCCCAATTGACCAAATTACCTTCGGATTAATCTTATTGACAATATTGAATAGGTTATTGTTATAATTCCAGAAATTAAAACAGACAATGAAACTTACTGCATAGACTATAAACTCAAATTTAATGTCAAAAAATGCATCCCAAGACCCATTTGCCACCATAGGAATCTCAAGCACAATAATTGTAATTATAATGGCAATGATTGCATCAATAAACGCTTCAAATCTATCAGTGCTACCATCATCTGGCCTTCTAAGCCTTGAAAATATTAACCAGAAGATAAGAGAAATCAAAACGCAAATATAGATTCCAGGAGTGTAGATTGTATAAGTGAGAATAAAACCCAAAACCATAATCGCTATTGGAATGTAACTGTAAACGCTTCTAAAATTATTTTGGCATAAGCCACAGCTATAAGGATTAGCTCTATATATTGCATAAATAGATAGGATATACAACAGATCTATTGCAAGAAAATCAATTCCAAACATTGTTTCTGCAGCAACTGAATTAACGTTAAATGCCATCCATGATGCAAAATAAGGGAGAAGAGAAATTGCAAATATCTGAATCGCATATATAATTACAACTTTGTTGTCAATCTCTTCAACGACCTGAAACAGATTATGGTTATCATACCAAATGATAAATATTACTAAAAAACAGATTGCATAAGTGATAAATCTAGCATTCAATGCTAAAACAGCACCAAATGTAGGAGATACAGGTTGTGTTAATTTCAACACTAAAACGGTTATGATAATCGCTAGAATCGCATCAAAAAATGTTTCAAATCTGTTTGTATTCATGATTATACCTTTGTATTTTTTAATAAATAAATTCCACTAATAAAGCTCCAAATAATTAGGGTATAAACAGATAATCTTTCAAATACTGGCATGTAAATGCTTTGCATATTAAAGAACATTATCCAAAATGCAATTAATCCAATGATCCCTAAGACTAAAGTTATCTTTTGATAGGTTTCAAACTTATCCATAGATCTTGATATGATGATGAGTAATATGTTACCTCCAAGAATAGCCATTATGGCACCTAAGCTATGATAACCATCAGTGACAGGGTTTCCTGCATGAATAAATGCCACAATTATTAGTCCAATAGCTGCAATTAGTGTTAAAATATAAAAAACAACTTTGTTTTTTATTATATAATCTTTGAATTTATAGAAATTGCCAAATATGAAAGTCAAACCAATTATAACAAATGCAGAATTCATTAAAAAGGATAACGGAGAATTGGCATTAGGAATTCCTAGCTCTGAAATTGTATAGAACAGATAAGTGTTTATCAAAGTGTCATTAAAAGAAAATGCACTGATTGCCTCAGCTATCAAGTAGTATAAACTGCCTAAAATAAAAACTATTCCTGCAATTTTAGATTTCATTTTTTTATCTCAAAACATAACATAAAATAAAACATTGAATAATTAATTAATGTTCAATAGTTTCAAAAGCCTTTTTAAGTTGCTCTTCTTGATTTATGGCTTCTTTAATTTCTTTCACCAATTCCAAATCCGCCTTAGTTTCAGGATATTTCGGAACTGCCTTACAGCCTCCATCATCTCTTTTAGAGATTTCAAAGGTTCCAATCTTTTCTGCAATCCTAGTTATTTCCACTTTATCAAGACCAATAAGTGGACTTAATACAGGAACATCAAGATCTTCACGGGTTGCAAGTATATTTGGAAGTGTTTGAGAAGCCACTTGACCTAAGCTACTTCCATCAATAACCGCTTCTGCATGAAGTTTCTTTGCAAGCATTCCTGCAATCTTATACATTCCGGATTTGCATAATACACAAGTCATCTTATCTGGAGCCTCAGATTTGCAAGTGCTTAAATAATCACCATATTTAACAACTCTCTTTTTGATTGGTGCACCGCTTGCATAAAGATTCAATTGGTCTATTAAATCTTCATAATTTTTTAGTGCATCCGGTGTAGTATAAGGTTGATTGTCACAGTAAAGCGCTATTACCTGACAACCTCTTTTCATCATAAGATAAGTTGCAACTGGAGAGTCAATACCACTTGATACAAGGGAAATAACCTTTCCTTGAGTTCCAAGAGGCAATCCTCCAGGACCTTCAATTTTCTCATGGAAAATATATGCATCATTATCCCTCACTTCAAGATAGATTGTAAGTTCAGGATTGGTCAAATCAACAGGAGACGAATACTTTTTCACTATTACAGCACCTGCAAATGCTGCCATTTCTTGAGATGAAAATTCATGAGTACCCACTCTTCTGCAGCTTATTGCAAACCTGGTGTTCTCATCCAATAATCCTTCATCATGAAGCTTTTCTGCATAAGTGGCAAGATCACGTTCCACATCCTCAAAGGTGGATTTAGTGGAAACTGCGGGAGAATAGGATACAATACCGAATATCCTCTCTAATTTCTCAATTGCATCATCAAAATCCTTTGGGAAAATAAATATTCTTGCTTGATAAACTTTAACTTCTGCATCTATTGATGCTTTGATATTATTGATTAAACGATTTTCAAATCTTCTTCTAACTCGATTGCTTTTTAATCCTACTTCACCATAACGAGCTATAATTAAATCAGGTTTCATAAAATTCCTCAAAAATAAAATAATTTTTAAAATGAAAGATATTAAAAATTATAATTAAATTTTTTAATTAAATATTTTCTTTTTAGTAATATCTTTATTTTTCTATATATTTAATTTATAGTTTATAAATATAACGATTGTTATAAAAATAATCAAAAAAATAAAATAAAAAATAATTAAAGAATTAATTAATTTTTATTTAAAAGTTCAATAGCTAAATCTAAAGCTTCTGGCATTTTATCAGCATTTGGACCAGCCCCTTGAGCTAAGTTAGGACGGCCACCACCACCACCTCCAAGCAAGGAAGCTGCTTCCTTAATGATAGCATTAACTTGAATTCCACAGTCCTTAGTAGCCGCTCCAACAATCTTACCTTCATTGTTACCGATGAAGACAACATCTGCCTTATCATTATCAGTGAAATCAGTAGCAATCTTTTGAAGCTCCTTGATATCTCCATCAATGATTTCCTTTAAAACTTTCAATCCATTGATTTCAATTGCATTATCCGCTAAGGTGCTGACTTTCAAGTTAGCAATTTCCTTTTGCAATTTAGCGATTTCGTTCTTTTGAGCTTTCCATTCGCTAAAGAACCTATCACATGTCTTAGGCAATTGTTCGTGGGTTACGCTGAATATGCCTGCACTTTCCCTTAGGATTTCCTTATCCTCTTGGATTGAATCAATAGCTGCGAGTCCTGCTGAGAAATCAATTCTTTCCACACCATCTTGAACCCTTTCAGTCTTATTGATTTTAATTGGACCGACTTCACCGGTTCTGTCAAGGTGAGTACCTGCACAAGCCTGTACATCAATTCCAGGAATCTTTACAACTCTAATTTGAGATCCTGGAACAACACCACCTTGGTATAAGGTGAATCCATACTCCTTCTCTGCATCATCACGGCTTAACCAATTGATATCCAAATCAATATTCATCATCACATATTCATTTGCCAATTTTTCGATTTCATTAAGCTCTTCCTGTGTGATACGTTTGTAATGGGATAAGTCTATACGTGAACGTGCAAGACCTTTTTGTGCACCTGCTTGCCAAATGTGTTGGCCTAAAACTTTTCTTGCAGCTGCAATTACCAAGTGAGTACCTGTGTGATGTCTTGCTAAAGTAATTCTTCTGTTCCAGTTGATAGCCATATGGACCTCAGTTCCAATATATCCTTTAAGATCAGCAAGTAGGCTTTCCTTATCACTGTCTTTAGGAACAGCAATGTGATGCAAGACTATGTTATTCAATTTTTCAGCATAAGTGACTTCATAGATTTTTCCATCAATGGACATTATACCAATATCTGATGGTTGACCTCCTCCTTCAGGGTAGAAGATTGTCCTATCAAGGATAACATTAACTGTATCCCCTTTTTCAATGACTTCAATGATCTTGCCGTCAGATTCCTTTTGATAAATGTCCTTGTAGAAGTCAAGTTCAGTTTCAGGAACATCAATATCCAAAGTCTCTTTTTTAGCAACCTTATCCTCTTCGTGCATATCTGCAACAATTGTGAAGAAGTTATCTGGTACAAAGACTTCAAAGTCCTTATCTCCGCTTGCCATTTCTTCAACGGTTTCAGGAGGCATACCTTGAGCATCGTATAAGTCTATTAATGTTTCTAAAGGCATGGAAGTTTTTCCTTCTTTTTTAAGACGTTTAATGGTTCTTTTAACAGTCTTTTTACCTTTTTCAATGGTTTTAGCATATCTTTCCTCTTCAAGATTGATAATATTCATGATGTGCTCTTGAGATTCATCGATTTCAGGATAGAATTTTCTTAAGAAATCCAATTGGATTTCCATAATGTCAGATAATGATTCCTCCATCTTCAACTCTTTCATAAAACGGATGGTTCTTCTTAAGACAAGTCTTGCAAGATACCCTTCCTTTACATTTGATGGAATGATTCCATCAGCTAACATGAATGCCAAACATCTTGTATGGTCTGCAATGATATAAATAGCTTCCATAGGCTCTGCATTTTTCAAGTATTCCTCAAGGGTAATGTCTAAGCTGTCTGCTACCTGTTGACGGAGCTCTCGGATATCACCGATATCCTCAATATCCATCATACCTGCAATCTCTGCATTTCTAGCCAATATGTCCTCATTGACTTCAACATTGGTTATTTCCTTAAGCTTGTCCACTACAGGAGCAAAACATGCATCATAAGCAGTCGGAGTTCCTTGTGAAATCCATGCAATTCTCTCTAAACCGTAACCGGTATCAACAACCTTAATTGGAATCTCTTCCCTTTCACCGTTTTCAAGGGTTTTGTATTGCATGAAAACAAGTGTAGCAAGCTCTACACCACGACAGCACACTTCATAACATGGACCTTCGTTACCTCCACCTTTCCACCAGGATTTGATGAAGGTGATCTCTTCAGTATTGATTCCAATTGACTTGAAGAACTCGTGACAAAGGCGAATTGTTTCATCTTCCCAGTAGATGAAATTATCCGGCTTATTGATTACAGTATGTGAACCCATGGTAAAGCAAGTCATGTGCCTTCCGGTTCTTCCTACATTGTCTACATCATTAAGACGGATGGATGGCTGTTCAACTTCAAGAGGATTAGCTGGAGGTTCAACTAAACCAGAGGTAATCCATGGTTGGAAACAAAATATTGAAGCTCCCACTAAGAATACGTCATCTCTCCATCTTTTAGCTAAAGTTGGATAACGAGGTATAGGTTCATGGCCTTCATCTTTTAGGAAATTTCTAAAAGTTTCTTGAATTTCATATAAATCATATGGCTTGTCAGTTGCAGGATTTCCGATAAATCCATATTCATCACATGGAGCATCCCCACAAGTGTCTCTATCAACTTGAGAGTAAAACTCATTTCCACATGTTTTACAAATTTGTTTTTTATATCCTAAATCTTCGAATATTTTAAGCATAATAATCAGTTTTAATCGTTTTTAAAAAATATTTTTTTGTTATGAGTTATGTATTAGTATAATAAATAGTTGAATATTTATTTCATAATAAAATTATATATGTTTTTAATCTATTAAATAGTTTGTATAAAAATAGAATTCAGTTTAAGGTTTTAATAGAATTAAAAAAATAAAAAAAGAAAGTGGATTAAAATAAAGATTTGAAATTAATATATGAAATCCAAAATTGCATTCTCAGTTTGCTCTCTTTGGTCTTCTGGAGAGATGCTTGCTATCCCATCACCAGATTGAATGCCATAGGCCCCGAATTGAGCATGATTTCCACCATTTATCACATATTCTGTTAAATTATTGTCCATCAATCTCCTGGATTCATCATATGTTTCCTTATTCAATGTTTCATCATTGGAACCATAGATTGACAGGACAGGCATATTTCCCAAATCATCCACAGGATAAGATGCAAGAAGTATCAAACCATTGATTTCATCTTTATGGGTAACTGCATAGGAAGAAGCCATTACTCCACCTAAGGAATGGCCTGAAATGTACCATTCATCATAAGAATAATTACCATTGCCTATGATTGAATCAGCACTGTTACCACCTAAAAATGCTAAATTTCCTGGCATTTCCACTATAAAGCAATCCACTCCATCATTTGCTAAATCCATGAACAAAGGAAGATAAGAGGTGTATTCAATTTTAGCACCAGGATAAAAAATCAATGCACTATCATTCCCAAGACCATCCAAAAATAATCCATTTTCCACTTTTTCAACTGATACATTCTCTGTTCCATTCAAGTAGGCATTTACACTTGGGTCTGCATGAGAATAATCATTCACATACCATATACTAATGCATCCGACGAATATGATCAAGGCTAAGATAATATACAATGCCATTTTAATTTTTTTATTCATATAAATCAGCTTTTAAAACCATCTAAATAAAAACATAACAGTGAAAATAATTCCAATCAGCATTATTGCCAATTGGATGTATGCATGCTTTCGAATACTTGAATCTTTGCTGTTTAGCATAAATCCTGGGAAAAATAGTCCAATGAATCCGATAAAGCCATATGAACCAAATAAGAAGCTAAGAATAAAGCTACCCCAACCGAATAGAATAGCTATTATATAGCCTATTATGATTAGCTTTTTGCTGTCTAGAGATGGAAAATCATCCAGATTATTCAATTCATCAGTAAAGCCATCAATTGACTCTGTAAAGTTCAAAGGACTTCCACAATCATGACAGAA of Methanobrevibacter ruminantium contains these proteins:
- a CDS encoding GNAT family N-acetyltransferase — encoded protein: MILKTERLILRPWEESDAECLYHFARNPKIGPIAGWSPHKSVEESLEIIKTLFSKKETYAITIDDNAIGCAGLLFYPHTNHYWGDDGVELGYWIGEEYWGQGLVAEACEELIKHAFEDLNITRIHASYRYENHKSKRVLEKLGFKYYCDMKNTDLSGNETREIAMLLEK
- the fbp gene encoding fructose-1,6-bisphosphate aldolase/phosphatase: MKTTVSVIKADIGSVSGHCVSHPALMEKCDEVLSGSLETGILEDYYITRCGDDIDLIMTHRNGELNEEVHKTAYDAFLQATEIARDLKLYGAGQDLLTDTFSGNVKGMGPGCAEMEFKERGSDPVIVYCMDKTEPGAFNLPIFRIFADPFNTAGLVIDPSLHDGFSFEVFDVMEHKKVILDCPEEMYDLLALIGSTGRYVIKRVFKKNGEIAAAVSTDKLNMLAGEYVGKDDPVAIVRAQSGFPANGECVEPFAFPHMVSGWMRGSHNGPMMPTSQEEANPIRFDGPPRVVGLGFQVTDAKLIGPVDLFDDPAFDETRRQSANIASYIRRHGPFEPHRLPAEEMEYTSLPGVMEKLEPRFEDMDDD
- a CDS encoding TMEM175 family protein; its protein translation is MNTNRFETFFDAILAIIITVLVLKLTQPVSPTFGAVLALNARFITYAICFLVIFIIWYDNHNLFQVVEEIDNKVVIIYAIQIFAISLLPYFASWMAFNVNSVAAETMFGIDFLAIDLLYILSIYAIYRANPYSCGLCQNNFRSVYSYIPIAIMVLGFILTYTIYTPGIYICVLISLIFWLIFSRLRRPDDGSTDRFEAFIDAIIAIIITIIVLEIPMVANGSWDAFFDIKFEFIVYAVSFIVCFNFWNYNNNLFNIVNKINPKVIWSIGLALFLLSLIPYLTTFVALNPNSFVSCFLYGLDFILVAFSSIITANALKNSDKANIALQLALEDNKPFMTTIVLVILGMIIGYFVYPLAIVIACLVSIIAIWIISYYRNNF
- a CDS encoding DUF998 domain-containing protein; this encodes MKSKIAGIVFILGSLYYLIAEAISAFSFNDTLINTYLFYTISELGIPNANSPLSFLMNSAFVIIGLTFIFGNFYKFKDYIIKNKVVFYILTLIAAIGLIIVAFIHAGNPVTDGYHSLGAIMAILGGNILLIIISRSMDKFETYQKITLVLGIIGLIAFWIMFFNMQSIYMPVFERLSVYTLIIWSFISGIYLLKNTKV
- the thiI gene encoding tRNA uracil 4-sulfurtransferase ThiI; its protein translation is MKPDLIIARYGEVGLKSNRVRRRFENRLINNIKASIDAEVKVYQARIFIFPKDFDDAIEKLERIFGIVSYSPAVSTKSTFEDVERDLATYAEKLHDEGLLDENTRFAISCRRVGTHEFSSQEMAAFAGAVIVKKYSSPVDLTNPELTIYLEVRDNDAYIFHEKIEGPGGLPLGTQGKVISLVSSGIDSPVATYLMMKRGCQVIALYCDNQPYTTPDALKNYEDLIDQLNLYASGAPIKKRVVKYGDYLSTCKSEAPDKMTCVLCKSGMYKIAGMLAKKLHAEAVIDGSSLGQVASQTLPNILATREDLDVPVLSPLIGLDKVEITRIAEKIGTFEISKRDDGGCKAVPKYPETKADLELVKEIKEAINQEEQLKKAFETIEH
- the alaS gene encoding alanine--tRNA ligase, translated to MLKIFEDLGYKKQICKTCGNEFYSQVDRDTCGDAPCDEYGFIGNPATDKPYDLYEIQETFRNFLKDEGHEPIPRYPTLAKRWRDDVFLVGASIFCFQPWITSGLVEPPANPLEVEQPSIRLNDVDNVGRTGRHMTCFTMGSHTVINKPDNFIYWEDETIRLCHEFFKSIGINTEEITFIKSWWKGGGNEGPCYEVCCRGVELATLVFMQYKTLENGEREEIPIKVVDTGYGLERIAWISQGTPTAYDACFAPVVDKLKEITNVEVNEDILARNAEIAGMMDIEDIGDIRELRQQVADSLDITLEEYLKNAEPMEAIYIIADHTRCLAFMLADGIIPSNVKEGYLARLVLRRTIRFMKELKMEESLSDIMEIQLDFLRKFYPEIDESQEHIMNIINLEEERYAKTIEKGKKTVKRTIKRLKKEGKTSMPLETLIDLYDAQGMPPETVEEMASGDKDFEVFVPDNFFTIVADMHEEDKVAKKETLDIDVPETELDFYKDIYQKESDGKIIEVIEKGDTVNVILDRTIFYPEGGGQPSDIGIMSIDGKIYEVTYAEKLNNIVLHHIAVPKDSDKESLLADLKGYIGTEVHMAINWNRRITLARHHTGTHLVIAAARKVLGQHIWQAGAQKGLARSRIDLSHYKRITQEELNEIEKLANEYVMMNIDLDINWLSRDDAEKEYGFTLYQGGVVPGSQIRVVKIPGIDVQACAGTHLDRTGEVGPIKINKTERVQDGVERIDFSAGLAAIDSIQEDKEILRESAGIFSVTHEQLPKTCDRFFSEWKAQKNEIAKLQKEIANLKVSTLADNAIEINGLKVLKEIIDGDIKELQKIATDFTDNDKADVVFIGNNEGKIVGAATKDCGIQVNAIIKEAASLLGGGGGGRPNLAQGAGPNADKMPEALDLAIELLNKN
- a CDS encoding alpha/beta hydrolase, encoding MNKKIKMALYIILALIIFVGCISIWYVNDYSHADPSVNAYLNGTENVSVEKVENGLFLDGLGNDSALIFYPGAKIEYTSYLPLFMDLANDGVDCFIVEMPGNLAFLGGNSADSIIGNGNYSYDEWYISGHSLGGVMASSYAVTHKDEINGLILLASYPVDDLGNMPVLSIYGSNDETLNKETYDESRRLMDNNLTEYVINGGNHAQFGAYGIQSGDGIASISPEDQREQTENAILDFIY
- a CDS encoding zinc ribbon domain-containing protein, which produces MKCPICGCENKDDYKFCHDCGSPLNFTESIDGFTDELNNLDDFPSLDSKKLIIIGYIIAILFGWGSFILSFLFGSYGFIGFIGLFFPGFMLNSKDSSIRKHAYIQLAIMLIGIIFTVMFLFRWF